A DNA window from Ostrea edulis chromosome 5, xbOstEdul1.1, whole genome shotgun sequence contains the following coding sequences:
- the LOC125650743 gene encoding calmodulin-lysine N-methyltransferase-like has product MNKVHSPTLSNDRKTIALQRWKILKQALTGSRSSETRTSDGSIRRFSGYGLLKTEKLSMTPEGSVWYQYTAPSQPGFAMSVRHLPGTIDASTLLGFNNTGNVCVWPAEEVMTDYCLKNSEQFRDCSVCELGGGMTCLAGLALAIVSKATSVLISDGNEDSVENLNVILSHQDNQSQFDNTKVSSRLIRWGGDTKHEDLEGRFDFVLCADCLFFDDGRADLADLIFDILKPNGKAIIYAPHRGPTFESFRDLAQKQFHVDAQEKYSPEVWDLHCKMKMNESGIYDENIHFPLLMTLTKHS; this is encoded by the exons ATGAATAAAGTGCACTCTCCGACTCTCAGCAATGACAGGAAAACCATAGCACTGCAGCGATGGAAGATCCTGAAACAG GCATTGACAGGCAGCCGCTCATCTGAGACTCGTACTAGTGATGGCTCAATTCGAAGATTTTCCGGTTACGGTCTGCTGAAGACGGAGAAGTTATCAATGACGCCAGAGGGTAGTGTGTGGTATCAATATACGGCACCCAGTCAACCAGGATTCGCTATGTCTGTGAG GCATTTACCAGGAACCATTGATGCCAGCACATTGTTAGGATTTAACAACACTGGGAATGTTT gtgttTGGCCTGCAGAAGAAGTAATGACTGATTACTGTTTAAAAAACTCAGAACAATTCAG GGACTGCTCAGTTTGTGAGTTAGGAGGGGGTATGACATGCTTGGCTGGGCTTGCT CTGGCCATCGTATCCAAAGCAACCAGTGTGCTAATAAGTGATGGGAATGAAGACTCTGTCGAAA ATCTTAATGTTATACTCAGTCATCAAGACAACCAGTCGCAATTTGATAACACAAAAGTTTCTTCAAG ACTCATTCGCTGGGGTGGTGACACTAAACATGAGGACTTGGAGGGAAGATTTGATTTTGTCCTTTGTGCAGACTG tCTGTTCTTTGATGATGGCAGAGCTGATCTAGCAGACTTGATATTTGATATCCTTAAACCTAAT GGCAAAGCCATCATATATGCTCCACATAGAGGCCCCACATTTGAATCCTTCAGAGATCTAGCCCAGAAACAGTTCCATGTAGATGCTCAGGAAAAGTACAGCCCCGAGGTCTGGGATCTGCACTGCAAG ATGAAGATGAATGAAAGTGGAATATATGACGAGAATATACATTTTCCACTTCTGATGACTTTAACTAAACACAGCTGA